One genomic region from Thermomicrobium sp. 4228-Ro encodes:
- a CDS encoding TIGR03668 family PPOX class F420-dependent oxidoreductase — protein sequence MRELTPTIRAFLARQRVGHLATVDRAGDPHVVPVCYALGERTLYIPIDEKPKRTDRPLKRVRNVLETGRAAMVVDRYDEDWTRLGWVLLRGPAEFVHPGSPEQREAIALLRQRYPQYATMVLEERPVIALRIERVTAWGALD from the coding sequence ATGCGTGAACTCACCCCGACGATCCGAGCCTTCCTCGCCCGCCAGCGAGTCGGCCATCTGGCGACCGTCGACCGGGCGGGCGATCCGCACGTCGTGCCGGTGTGCTATGCGCTCGGCGAGCGGACGCTCTACATCCCGATCGACGAGAAGCCGAAGCGCACCGATCGCCCGCTCAAGCGCGTGCGGAACGTCCTCGAAACCGGCCGGGCCGCCATGGTCGTCGATCGCTACGACGAGGACTGGACACGTCTCGGTTGGGTGCTCCTCCGTGGCCCCGCCGAATTCGTCCACCCCGGATCTCCCGAGCAGCGCGAAGCGATCGCCCTGCTCCGGCAGCGGTACCCGCAGTACGCGACGATGGTCCTCGAGGAGCGCCCGGTGATCGCCTTGCGGATCGAGCGCGTGACCGCATGGGGAGCGCTGGACTGA
- a CDS encoding acyl-CoA dehydrogenase, whose amino-acid sequence MVGTLARHLIDPTLQERLAPVLEERAPRVDAGDVPAQSSIDLLVAEGLLPAVDHTAPVVPAPVELVQAGELLATVAWFDLASAFSLWCHVVTLVYLAFSEPGSPLREGVLPELISARRYGSTALATALGHVQTGRPLPVTARQRNGALTLDGFVPWASNLTGRFLVVTPAQAAHGTLVVAVPGEAAGVTVEPYPRLLALQATASSSLRFASVDLPVTWVLARDVRAFLRVVQPAFLALQASFCWGLAARALSEAHAALRGVNEVFRKELEAAWREAERLAGALRESLATALQPVDEIQRRAVLELRLAAMRLACSAVALEAKVKGGQAYRAESPTARRQREAAFLPIQTPTEGQLLWELQLLNSSA is encoded by the coding sequence ATGGTGGGGACGCTCGCTCGCCATCTCATCGATCCGACTCTGCAGGAGCGACTCGCGCCGGTGCTCGAAGAGCGAGCGCCCCGCGTCGACGCGGGTGACGTCCCGGCGCAGTCGTCGATCGATCTGCTCGTGGCCGAAGGGCTTCTCCCTGCGGTCGATCACACCGCGCCGGTTGTGCCTGCACCGGTCGAGCTGGTTCAGGCTGGGGAACTCCTGGCCACTGTGGCCTGGTTCGACCTGGCGAGCGCCTTCTCCTTGTGGTGCCACGTGGTCACGCTCGTCTATCTCGCGTTCAGCGAGCCTGGTTCGCCGCTCCGCGAGGGCGTGTTGCCGGAACTCATCAGTGCCAGACGGTACGGCAGCACGGCACTCGCGACCGCGCTCGGTCATGTGCAGACAGGACGGCCGCTTCCGGTGACCGCGCGTCAGCGGAACGGAGCGCTGACGCTGGACGGTTTCGTTCCCTGGGCCTCGAACCTGACCGGACGATTTCTCGTCGTGACGCCGGCCCAGGCTGCGCACGGGACGCTCGTCGTGGCGGTGCCGGGCGAGGCAGCTGGTGTCACGGTCGAGCCGTATCCTCGCCTGCTCGCACTGCAGGCGACCGCGAGTAGCTCGCTCCGTTTCGCATCGGTCGACCTGCCAGTGACCTGGGTACTGGCTCGCGACGTCCGTGCCTTCCTCCGTGTGGTCCAGCCGGCGTTTCTCGCTCTCCAGGCGAGCTTCTGCTGGGGACTGGCAGCGCGTGCCTTGAGCGAGGCACATGCTGCGCTCCGCGGTGTGAACGAGGTGTTCCGGAAGGAACTCGAGGCAGCGTGGCGAGAGGCCGAACGGCTGGCTGGTGCGCTCCGCGAGTCACTCGCGACGGCGTTGCAGCCGGTCGACGAGATACAGCGGCGCGCTGTCCTCGAACTGCGACTGGCAGCGATGCGGCTCGCCTGCTCGGCTGTGGCACTCGAAGCCAAGGTGAAGGGTGGCCAGGCCTATCGGGCCGAGAGCCCCACCGCACGTCGCCAGCGCGAGGCGGCGTTTCTCCCGATCCAGACACCGACGGAAGGACAACTACTATGGGAACTCCAGCTGTTGAACTCGTCGGCGTGA
- a CDS encoding universal stress protein: MTTKPFNRLLVALDGSRLAEEILPTAAGIAHRCGGELVLLHVLEAAPPEAIHGEPHLTTAEAAARYLEAVATDLRQAGIVCRVAVIAADHAAVASCIARQACAFEADVIALTTHGSGGLRGFLFGRIAQQVLQEAERPTLVARAGQRRSASLRVPVPPQRLLVPLGGEPASEQVFPLAWELARCLAAQVTLARVVPTLERLSLTESTPAVFLPTATAALLDLERQHAAEDLQRLAASAPADLAVTTVVRQGDVIEELARLAQRADLVVMTTHGRAGLSGWLAGSVAARLLERVTIPLLLVPVGERDESAS, encoded by the coding sequence ATGACGACGAAACCGTTCAACCGACTGCTCGTCGCACTGGACGGCTCCCGCCTCGCTGAGGAGATCCTGCCGACCGCGGCTGGGATCGCACACCGTTGTGGCGGAGAGCTCGTGCTGCTCCACGTCCTCGAAGCCGCGCCACCGGAAGCGATACACGGCGAACCGCATCTCACGACTGCAGAAGCCGCTGCACGGTACCTGGAAGCGGTCGCTACCGACCTCCGGCAAGCGGGAATCGTGTGCCGCGTCGCCGTGATCGCGGCTGACCATGCCGCTGTCGCGTCCTGCATCGCGCGCCAGGCCTGCGCCTTCGAGGCCGATGTCATCGCACTCACGACGCATGGAAGCGGTGGCCTCCGTGGTTTCCTCTTCGGTCGGATCGCACAGCAGGTGCTTCAGGAGGCCGAACGTCCGACGCTGGTCGCCCGCGCTGGACAACGCCGATCTGCATCGCTTCGCGTCCCCGTGCCGCCACAACGCCTCCTCGTGCCGCTCGGCGGAGAACCAGCCAGCGAGCAGGTCTTCCCGCTCGCCTGGGAACTTGCCCGGTGCCTGGCAGCCCAGGTTACGCTCGCCCGCGTCGTCCCCACGCTCGAGCGCCTCAGTCTCACCGAGAGCACGCCAGCGGTGTTCTTACCCACTGCGACCGCCGCGCTCCTCGACCTCGAGCGGCAGCACGCTGCGGAAGACCTGCAACGCCTGGCAGCTTCCGCACCGGCTGATCTCGCTGTCACGACGGTCGTGCGTCAGGGCGACGTGATCGAGGAACTCGCTCGCCTGGCGCAGCGGGCCGACCTCGTCGTCATGACGACGCACGGCCGAGCTGGCCTTTCGGGCTGGCTCGCTGGGAGCGTAGCTGCCCGCCTCCTCGAGCGCGTCACGATCCCACTCCTGCTCGTCCCGGTCGGTGAGCGGGACGAATCCGCGAGTTGA
- a CDS encoding nucleotidyltransferase domain-containing protein, with translation MPVRSSSSSVLRWPNREAVLRAVATWARELRIPGLVAVGVFGSYARGDWGVGSDVDLVVIVEQSDRPPVERPIDLPLEKLPVPAEALVYTRAEWEQLPQVNPHFASVLAREVVWVYGKPELAEERAGSERSRDRSEPEPASPPLTDR, from the coding sequence ATGCCCGTGCGATCCTCGAGTTCGTCCGTACTCAGATGGCCGAATCGCGAAGCGGTCCTGAGAGCGGTCGCGACGTGGGCGCGTGAGCTTCGTATTCCCGGGCTCGTCGCTGTCGGTGTCTTCGGCTCCTATGCGCGGGGTGACTGGGGGGTCGGGAGCGATGTCGATCTCGTCGTGATCGTCGAGCAGTCCGACCGCCCGCCGGTCGAGCGGCCGATCGACCTCCCGCTCGAGAAGCTGCCGGTACCGGCCGAGGCGCTCGTCTACACGCGCGCGGAATGGGAGCAGTTACCGCAGGTGAATCCCCATTTCGCGTCGGTCCTGGCGCGCGAGGTCGTCTGGGTGTACGGGAAACCGGAGCTGGCCGAGGAACGAGCAGGCTCGGAGCGATCGCGCGACCGCTCCGAGCCCGAGCCTGCGAGCCCGCCCTTAACGGACCGGTGA
- a CDS encoding ATP-binding protein: MAALHDQIEAYLQERFVGREAQLGELVGALLAPGFKGLCVVSGPPGSGKSALLHAFARCCDELAVPCATIHWTETATAETLVQQAARQFGSTARTLEDLFAESGRRVLLLDGYRPGGPLDAALRAAHLNGSGDLLLVVAMREALPLEWLQDAEWSLLQRTIRLGPLADEAAASYLRKFGLAERHVQEIVEVACGHPLTLGLLAQRVRAEQGVLSAAAVLDVAEMLLHAVPGSSDPEALTALTAVALVGVASEPTLRTALAKSDTGPLFRTLLSHPITRVTQYGLAVCEPFATFLVESLAWRNAEMLLELRERLRASSIEALRHGTGTVRFPHLLRLLALADETGAYRRALVLALTDGLEVGVLHRDELEPALAFVPESLRELFRSWLVHRWGLSRGIRTSTGALLAWTTSVPLEHSVWETTIDHASLYDALARALHFRPGDYTLAHATWIAPAAPGSVHRVLALALAVHLERVIAVSAVRRSCFLTNLPEASSPPPYWELFGLRPIVCFDEGAALDIRCRAWNRQPVLDWLAHPVPCADNELAEPVLDRDRFAQAVARALRDFSRPERLRGNPLLTAGFIERKVGPGASEGQRIQVLRALLERAIRELGLRPQYRRWQAVAETAYLHPVESQERMAERLGIPFSTYRRYLKSATDWITDFLWQLEIGQSDSALLVAEPLQTAS, encoded by the coding sequence ATGGCAGCACTTCACGACCAGATCGAGGCCTATCTTCAGGAACGGTTCGTCGGCCGCGAAGCACAGTTGGGTGAGCTCGTCGGAGCGCTGCTCGCGCCAGGCTTCAAAGGGCTTTGTGTCGTCAGTGGGCCGCCTGGATCGGGCAAGAGCGCGCTCTTGCACGCCTTCGCGCGTTGCTGTGACGAACTCGCCGTCCCGTGTGCGACGATTCACTGGACCGAGACGGCAACGGCGGAGACGCTCGTGCAGCAGGCTGCCCGGCAGTTCGGCTCGACTGCTCGCACGCTCGAGGACCTGTTCGCGGAGAGCGGACGGCGGGTGCTGCTTCTCGACGGGTATCGCCCGGGCGGGCCGCTGGACGCGGCACTTCGGGCCGCGCACCTGAACGGCAGCGGTGATCTCTTGCTCGTCGTGGCGATGCGCGAGGCGCTACCGCTCGAGTGGCTCCAGGATGCGGAATGGAGTCTCCTGCAGCGGACGATCCGGCTCGGACCGTTAGCGGACGAGGCTGCAGCCAGCTACCTCCGGAAGTTCGGACTCGCGGAGCGTCACGTGCAGGAGATCGTCGAAGTGGCGTGCGGGCATCCGTTGACGCTCGGTCTTCTCGCCCAGCGGGTCCGCGCAGAACAGGGGGTGCTGTCGGCGGCGGCTGTGCTGGACGTTGCTGAAATGCTGCTGCACGCGGTACCCGGGTCATCGGATCCGGAGGCCTTGACAGCCTTGACGGCTGTCGCGCTGGTCGGAGTGGCCAGTGAGCCGACGCTCCGCACGGCGCTCGCGAAGAGCGACACGGGGCCGCTCTTCCGGACCCTCTTGTCTCATCCGATCACCCGGGTCACGCAGTACGGCCTCGCCGTGTGCGAGCCGTTCGCGACCTTCCTCGTCGAGTCGCTGGCCTGGCGGAATGCCGAGATGCTCCTCGAACTGCGCGAGCGGTTGCGCGCTTCCAGTATCGAGGCTCTCCGGCACGGCACGGGCACGGTGCGCTTCCCGCACCTGCTCCGGCTCCTCGCGCTGGCTGACGAGACGGGAGCATACCGGCGCGCACTCGTGCTCGCCTTGACGGACGGGCTCGAAGTCGGCGTGCTCCATCGCGACGAGCTGGAGCCTGCGCTCGCGTTCGTGCCGGAGTCGCTCCGCGAGCTCTTCCGGTCCTGGCTCGTGCACCGATGGGGACTGTCGCGCGGGATCCGCACGTCCACGGGTGCCTTGCTCGCCTGGACGACCAGCGTCCCACTCGAGCACTCCGTGTGGGAGACGACGATCGATCACGCGAGCCTGTACGACGCGCTGGCTCGAGCCCTGCATTTCCGCCCGGGTGATTACACGCTCGCTCATGCGACCTGGATCGCGCCGGCAGCCCCGGGCTCCGTGCACCGCGTGCTCGCCTTGGCGCTGGCGGTCCATCTGGAGCGTGTCATCGCCGTGTCGGCGGTCAGGCGCAGTTGCTTCCTTACGAACCTTCCGGAAGCGTCGTCGCCTCCCCCTTACTGGGAGCTGTTCGGCCTGCGACCGATCGTGTGCTTCGATGAAGGAGCAGCGCTCGATATTCGGTGTCGAGCGTGGAATCGGCAACCCGTGCTCGACTGGCTTGCGCATCCGGTTCCGTGTGCGGATAACGAACTCGCTGAGCCGGTGCTCGATCGGGACCGTTTCGCCCAAGCCGTCGCTCGTGCGCTGCGCGATTTCAGCCGTCCCGAGCGCCTGCGCGGTAATCCGCTTCTGACTGCAGGATTCATCGAACGGAAGGTCGGTCCAGGGGCGAGCGAGGGGCAGCGCATCCAGGTGCTCCGAGCTCTGCTCGAACGCGCGATCCGCGAGCTGGGTCTCCGGCCGCAGTATCGGCGCTGGCAGGCTGTGGCTGAGACGGCCTATCTCCACCCGGTCGAGTCTCAAGAACGGATGGCGGAGCGCCTGGGCATTCCCTTCAGTACGTACCGGCGTTATCTCAAGTCAGCGACGGACTGGATCACCGATTTCCTGTGGCAACTCGAGATCGGTCAGTCCGACAGTGCGCTGCTGGTTGCCGAGCCTCTCCAGACCGCCTCGTAG
- a CDS encoding nickel-binding protein, giving the protein MAKCVCLYAAPDESAVRRAREVVSAPVDRLTRLCS; this is encoded by the coding sequence ATGGCCAAGTGTGTCTGCCTCTACGCAGCGCCGGACGAGTCTGCCGTCCGCCGTGCTCGCGAGGTGGTGAGTGCACCGGTCGACCGGCTGACACGTCTGTGCTCGTGA
- a CDS encoding Uma2 family endonuclease, translating into MQAIGQQEHLLTVDDLVALPERPGIRYELHEGKLVEMPGAGGIHAAIVVRLVLLLHQFVTSRRLGFVFGDGLGYILRRNPDTVRIPDVSVVRRERVPAGGIPEGFWPGAPDLAVDIVSPHDRAEEVHERVRDYLGAGTRLVWVLWPKSRTVTVYWPDGTARELGPDEKLTGGDVLPGFEVSVSELFLVPAEESPGK; encoded by the coding sequence ATGCAGGCCATCGGACAGCAAGAACACCTCCTGACGGTCGACGACCTGGTCGCGCTCCCGGAGCGACCAGGGATCCGCTACGAGTTGCACGAAGGGAAGCTGGTGGAGATGCCGGGGGCTGGAGGGATTCACGCGGCGATCGTCGTGCGGCTCGTCCTGCTGCTCCACCAGTTCGTCACGAGCCGGCGGCTCGGTTTCGTGTTCGGGGACGGCCTCGGCTACATCCTGCGTCGCAATCCGGACACGGTGCGGATTCCGGACGTGTCGGTGGTACGGCGGGAGCGGGTACCGGCTGGGGGGATACCGGAGGGGTTCTGGCCGGGGGCGCCGGATCTGGCGGTGGACATCGTCTCGCCGCACGACCGGGCGGAGGAGGTGCACGAGCGGGTGCGGGACTATCTCGGGGCGGGGACGCGGCTGGTGTGGGTGCTGTGGCCGAAGAGCCGGACGGTGACGGTGTACTGGCCGGACGGGACGGCGCGCGAGCTCGGCCCGGACGAGAAGCTGACCGGCGGAGATGTGCTGCCAGGTTTCGAAGTCTCCGTCAGCGAACTCTTCCTCGTCCCCGCTGAAGAGTCTCCCGGCAAGTGA
- a CDS encoding DNRLRE domain-containing protein, giving the protein MQHWKTLRDRLGAASAIILVIATLSAAWISRSSGAPQTLTLTPEADAYVYQSKPSQNYGTNTSLRADGSPIMRSYLRFDLTNVSGTITRAALRLYAQSSHRTGYELRPVADTTWGERTITYQNAPAIGDAVIGRSGRFASGQWTSVDVTSAVRPGTKVSFAIVTSDATQMNLASRETGSTAPQLVLEFADTNSATPTPTTASPTPTAPAPTPTPAPSPSPTPTAGTPPPGGSLTFPIRAVFYYPWFPEAWKQSGIFPVTHYHPTLGYYDTGDATVIRQHIAAIQYGGIQAAIASWWGQGHHTDVDFAKILQATDGTGFKWAIYHEQEGQRDLTPDEIRSDLTYIRDRYASDPDYLRVNGKFVVFVYNADDTTCEVADRWVPVAREVGAYLVLKVFSGYRTCANQPDSWYQYGPAVAADQQRGYSYTISPGFWLATESQPRLARDPNRWAQNVRDMVASGEPWQLITTFNEWGEGTAVESADEWASPSGFGVYLDILHANGQSSAPAPTPTATPSPAPTPTPTATPTTPPSTSEPVTVVAVGDVACDPSSSSWNNNNGTTTACRHKYTAELAKRLAPAYVLALGDLQYEDGALAKFQQSYDPTWGQLKAITKPVPGNHEYLTSGASGYYDYFGALAGDRSKGYYAFDLGNNWIAIAINSNCSKVGGCGVGSPQYQFVQSVLEANRSKNVLVFLHHPYWTTGNYYGQYKSSLRDLYRLFDQYGVDLSLAGHDHNYQRYALQNADSVCNTGTVRHFVVGTGGKNVYDADVHAADEPCDEVRIDNAYGVLELALYPDHYEWAFVREDGTVLDQGSSPVR; this is encoded by the coding sequence GTGCAGCACTGGAAGACCCTGCGCGACCGACTCGGCGCCGCGAGCGCCATCATCCTCGTCATCGCGACGCTCTCTGCAGCCTGGATCAGCCGCAGCAGCGGTGCTCCCCAGACGCTGACCCTGACCCCTGAGGCAGATGCCTACGTCTATCAGAGCAAGCCCTCGCAGAACTACGGCACGAACACGTCCCTCCGCGCCGACGGCTCGCCCATCATGCGCAGTTACCTTCGCTTCGACTTGACGAACGTCTCGGGCACGATCACGCGTGCGGCGCTCCGCCTCTACGCCCAGAGCTCGCACCGCACTGGCTATGAACTCCGCCCCGTCGCCGACACTACCTGGGGCGAACGCACCATCACGTACCAGAACGCACCCGCGATCGGTGACGCAGTCATCGGACGTTCTGGCCGCTTCGCTTCCGGCCAATGGACGAGTGTGGATGTGACGTCAGCCGTTCGCCCCGGCACGAAGGTGAGCTTCGCCATCGTCACCAGCGACGCGACCCAGATGAACTTGGCCAGCCGCGAAACCGGGTCGACCGCGCCCCAGCTCGTCCTCGAGTTCGCCGACACGAATTCCGCCACCCCGACTCCGACGACTGCATCACCGACCCCGACAGCGCCTGCGCCGACCCCGACCCCAGCGCCCTCGCCTAGCCCGACGCCCACCGCAGGCACACCGCCGCCGGGTGGGAGTCTCACCTTCCCGATCCGGGCAGTCTTCTACTACCCATGGTTCCCAGAAGCTTGGAAGCAGAGCGGCATCTTCCCGGTCACCCACTACCATCCGACGCTCGGCTACTACGACACCGGTGACGCCACGGTGATCCGCCAGCACATCGCCGCCATACAGTACGGCGGGATCCAGGCCGCCATCGCCTCCTGGTGGGGCCAGGGGCATCACACCGACGTCGACTTCGCCAAGATCCTCCAGGCCACCGACGGCACCGGCTTCAAGTGGGCCATCTACCACGAGCAGGAAGGCCAACGCGACCTCACGCCCGACGAGATCCGCAGCGACCTCACCTATATCCGCGACCGTTACGCCAGCGACCCAGACTATCTCCGCGTCAATGGCAAGTTCGTCGTTTTCGTTTACAACGCCGACGATACCACCTGTGAAGTCGCCGACCGCTGGGTTCCGGTTGCCCGTGAGGTCGGCGCCTATCTCGTCCTCAAGGTCTTCAGCGGTTATCGGACCTGCGCCAACCAGCCCGACTCCTGGTACCAATACGGACCGGCTGTCGCGGCTGACCAGCAGCGTGGCTACTCCTACACCATCTCGCCCGGCTTCTGGCTAGCGACCGAAAGTCAGCCTCGGCTGGCTCGTGACCCCAACCGCTGGGCCCAGAACGTGCGTGACATGGTCGCCAGTGGCGAGCCGTGGCAGCTGATCACGACCTTCAATGAGTGGGGCGAGGGTACGGCCGTCGAGTCCGCTGACGAATGGGCGAGCCCCTCCGGTTTCGGTGTCTACCTCGACATCCTGCACGCCAACGGGCAGAGCTCCGCACCGGCACCGACTCCCACAGCCACCCCATCTCCTGCGCCCACACCGACACCGACCGCGACACCGACCACACCACCCTCCACCAGTGAGCCGGTGACGGTCGTCGCGGTCGGTGACGTGGCCTGCGATCCGAGCTCGTCCAGCTGGAACAACAACAACGGCACCACCACGGCCTGCCGGCACAAGTACACCGCCGAACTGGCCAAGCGCCTCGCGCCCGCTTACGTGCTGGCACTCGGTGACCTCCAGTACGAAGACGGTGCACTCGCCAAGTTCCAGCAGAGCTACGATCCGACCTGGGGCCAGCTCAAGGCCATCACCAAGCCGGTGCCCGGGAACCACGAGTACCTGACATCCGGAGCGAGCGGATACTACGACTACTTCGGTGCGCTCGCCGGCGACCGCAGCAAGGGCTACTACGCCTTCGACCTCGGTAACAACTGGATCGCGATCGCCATCAACTCCAACTGTTCCAAGGTCGGTGGCTGTGGTGTCGGTTCACCACAATACCAGTTCGTCCAGAGCGTGCTCGAAGCCAACCGCAGCAAGAACGTGCTCGTCTTCCTCCACCACCCGTACTGGACAACCGGGAATTATTACGGCCAGTACAAATCCAGTCTGCGTGACCTCTATCGCCTCTTCGACCAGTACGGCGTCGATCTCTCCCTGGCTGGGCACGACCACAACTACCAGCGGTATGCGCTCCAGAACGCCGACTCGGTCTGCAACACCGGTACTGTCCGCCATTTCGTCGTCGGTACCGGCGGCAAGAACGTCTACGATGCCGATGTCCATGCCGCTGACGAGCCGTGCGACGAGGTGCGCATCGATAATGCCTACGGCGTCCTCGAGCTGGCTCTCTACCCGGATCACTACGAGTGGGCATTCGTCCGCGAGGACGGCACGGTACTCGACCAGGGCAGCTCACCGGTCCGTTAA
- a CDS encoding HEPN domain-containing protein, with the protein MARRAADWLVQAEHDLELAEIAAAAGRHEWACFAAQQAAEKAVKALHLHLGQVVWGHAVTRLLEELPLAVPEALRDGARRLDAYYIAPRYPDAFVEGPPSRYFGPRQSEEAIGYARAILEFVRTQMAESRSGPESGRDVGA; encoded by the coding sequence GTGGCACGCCGGGCAGCGGATTGGTTGGTTCAAGCCGAGCACGATTTGGAACTCGCTGAAATCGCGGCAGCGGCGGGGCGGCATGAGTGGGCGTGCTTCGCTGCACAGCAGGCTGCCGAGAAAGCGGTCAAGGCGCTCCACCTCCATCTCGGGCAGGTCGTGTGGGGGCATGCGGTGACGCGTCTCCTCGAAGAGCTGCCGCTCGCGGTCCCCGAAGCCTTGCGCGACGGGGCGCGCCGTCTGGACGCCTATTACATCGCGCCCCGCTATCCCGATGCATTCGTCGAAGGGCCGCCGTCCCGCTACTTCGGGCCCCGGCAGAGCGAGGAGGCGATCGGCTATGCCCGTGCGATCCTCGAGTTCGTCCGTACTCAGATGGCCGAATCGCGAAGCGGTCCTGAGAGCGGTCGCGACGTGGGCGCGTGA
- a CDS encoding Nramp family divalent metal transporter yields the protein MNEPPTEVPATTPVPPRVRLLRARIAGMLPYLGPAFVASVAYIDPGNYATNIESGARFGYTLLWVIFAANLAAMLIQSLSAKLGIATGRNLAEVCRERFPRPIVWAMWVVAELVAMATDLAEFLGAALGFALLFHFPLLIGGLLTGVATFAILALERYGHRPIEAVITAFVGIIAGCYVVETVLEQPDWGAIASHAVIPRFAGPESVLLATGILGATVMPHVIYLHSALTQHRIVPRTSEEARRIFRFEVLDVVIAMGVAGLVNAAMLVMAASTFHSRGLAHVGTIEEAHRTLEPLLGPLASAAFAVSLLASGLSSSTVGTMAGQVVMQGFLHRTIPVWLRRGITMLPALLVIALGLDPTRTLVISQVVLSFGIPFALIPLIRFTADRRLMGALANHRLTTLVASVLAALIVALNLFLLWTTFAGGVV from the coding sequence GTGAACGAGCCACCCACCGAGGTACCAGCTACCACACCAGTGCCCCCGCGTGTCCGCCTGTTGCGCGCGCGGATCGCTGGTATGCTCCCCTATCTCGGCCCCGCCTTCGTCGCCAGCGTCGCCTACATCGATCCCGGTAACTACGCGACCAACATCGAGAGCGGTGCCCGCTTCGGCTACACCCTACTCTGGGTCATCTTCGCTGCCAACCTCGCCGCGATGCTCATCCAGTCCCTCTCCGCCAAGCTCGGCATCGCTACTGGCCGCAACCTGGCTGAGGTCTGTCGCGAGCGCTTTCCCCGTCCGATCGTGTGGGCCATGTGGGTGGTCGCTGAACTCGTCGCTATGGCGACCGACCTCGCCGAGTTCCTCGGTGCTGCGCTCGGCTTCGCCTTGCTCTTCCATTTCCCGCTTCTCATCGGCGGCCTCCTGACCGGTGTCGCGACGTTCGCTATCCTGGCCCTCGAGCGGTACGGACACCGGCCGATCGAAGCAGTCATCACGGCCTTCGTCGGGATCATCGCCGGTTGTTACGTCGTCGAAACCGTCCTCGAGCAGCCCGATTGGGGAGCCATCGCCAGCCATGCCGTGATCCCACGGTTCGCCGGACCGGAGAGCGTGCTGCTCGCCACCGGTATCCTGGGCGCGACCGTCATGCCGCACGTGATCTACCTGCACTCGGCCCTCACCCAGCACCGGATCGTGCCGCGCACCAGCGAGGAGGCCCGCCGGATCTTCCGCTTCGAGGTCCTCGATGTCGTCATCGCCATGGGTGTCGCCGGGCTCGTGAACGCGGCCATGCTGGTGATGGCAGCCTCGACCTTCCATAGCCGTGGGCTCGCTCACGTCGGCACGATCGAAGAAGCGCACCGGACACTCGAGCCCCTGCTCGGTCCGCTGGCGAGTGCAGCGTTCGCCGTCTCGCTCCTCGCCTCCGGCCTGTCCTCCTCGACCGTCGGGACGATGGCGGGACAGGTCGTGATGCAAGGCTTTCTCCATCGCACGATCCCGGTCTGGCTCCGCCGCGGCATCACCATGCTCCCGGCACTTCTCGTCATCGCGCTCGGGCTCGACCCGACCCGGACACTGGTGATCAGTCAGGTCGTTCTGAGCTTCGGCATCCCCTTCGCACTCATTCCCTTGATCCGTTTTACGGCCGACCGTAGGCTCATGGGGGCGCTCGCCAACCACCGGCTGACGACGTTGGTCGCGAGCGTGCTCGCCGCCCTCATCGTGGCGCTCAACCTGTTCCTGCTCTGGACGACGTTCGCCGGCGGTGTGGTATGA
- a CDS encoding ABC transporter ATP-binding protein, with amino-acid sequence MGTPAVELVGVTKVYGHGRRARAVLEGVSFAVPAGAVTVVLGPSGVGKSTVLRILAGLESPTQGTVRYREDLDPRRDVRLVFQEPSLLPWLTVAENIRLGLRFAANRGRVDADIVDQLLERTGLSELADAYPDALSGGQAQRVNLARALATLPRLLLLDEPFAALDPLARQGAQQWLRELVRDLALTAVLVTHDLDEALSLGDQLVLLGGRPAKVIGQWWVAEHALDTLRQLALEGYAVGQQPTVPARPVFVGKR; translated from the coding sequence ATGGGAACTCCAGCTGTTGAACTCGTCGGCGTGACCAAGGTCTACGGGCACGGCCGGCGAGCCCGCGCTGTCCTGGAGGGCGTTTCGTTCGCAGTGCCAGCCGGTGCAGTGACGGTCGTGCTCGGCCCGAGCGGTGTCGGCAAGTCGACCGTGCTCCGGATCCTCGCCGGGCTCGAGTCGCCGACGCAGGGCACCGTGCGGTACCGGGAAGACCTGGATCCCCGTCGTGATGTCCGTCTCGTCTTCCAGGAGCCGAGCCTCCTGCCGTGGCTGACGGTCGCCGAAAACATCCGGCTCGGGCTGCGCTTTGCAGCGAACCGTGGACGCGTCGATGCGGACATCGTCGACCAGCTCTTGGAACGGACAGGACTGAGCGAGCTGGCCGACGCGTATCCGGATGCGCTCTCCGGTGGCCAGGCACAGCGGGTGAACTTGGCGCGGGCATTGGCGACGCTGCCGCGGCTGCTCCTGCTCGACGAACCGTTCGCTGCCCTCGATCCGCTGGCTCGCCAGGGCGCTCAGCAGTGGCTCCGCGAGCTGGTGCGTGACCTCGCGCTCACGGCGGTGCTGGTGACGCATGACCTGGACGAGGCGCTCTCGCTCGGTGACCAGCTCGTCCTGCTCGGTGGACGGCCGGCGAAAGTCATCGGCCAGTGGTGGGTGGCTGAGCATGCGCTGGATACGCTCCGACAGCTGGCCCTCGAGGGGTACGCGGTCGGACAGCAACCGACCGTGCCAGCTCGGCCCGTTTTCGTGGGGAAGAGGTGA